A portion of the Rhodopirellula bahusiensis genome contains these proteins:
- a CDS encoding amidohydrolase family protein, whose translation MTFRRVLFLLVGSTSLLLVSDRALAQASSERVSSERGSSENLVRTESSTGEAAAVNDTEEIGTEESGEFVMDGRHGRELSVHQYNPKSQLKLSVTNLDHAKFPVVDVHSHFFYRLRMNREALEDFVATMDRNRIAVCVSLDGKLGAQFQEQKDYLWKEHRDRFVLYANVDWRGDGSTDDPSTWACQRPGFAERTAEQLREAVELGASGLKLFKRFGLGYRNRDGSLIEIDDSRWDPIWAACGELEIPIIIHTADPAAFFDPVNERNERWEELSRHPDWSFHGKEHPSREELFAARNRMIAKHPKTQFIGAHIANSPEDLSLVSAWMDRYPNLWVEPASRINELGRQPRAAREFLIRYQDRLLFGTDGPWPEQRLRYYWRFFETDDEAFPYSEKEPPPQGLWQIDGVNLPPKVLRKLYYENAVKLIPGVRERVEAFAKQHSLD comes from the coding sequence ATGACTTTTCGACGCGTTTTGTTTCTTCTGGTTGGATCTACCAGTCTGCTGCTGGTGTCTGACCGAGCTTTGGCTCAAGCGTCGAGTGAACGAGTCTCAAGTGAACGGGGCTCCAGCGAGAACCTCGTTCGCACTGAGAGCAGCACGGGTGAAGCGGCTGCGGTCAACGATACGGAAGAAATTGGTACCGAAGAATCTGGCGAGTTCGTGATGGATGGCCGTCACGGCCGCGAGTTGTCGGTGCATCAATACAACCCGAAGTCTCAGCTGAAGTTGTCGGTCACCAATCTTGATCATGCGAAGTTTCCGGTTGTCGACGTTCATTCGCATTTTTTCTATCGGCTGCGAATGAATCGAGAGGCACTCGAGGACTTTGTTGCGACGATGGATCGAAACCGTATCGCCGTTTGTGTGTCGCTCGATGGGAAGTTGGGAGCTCAGTTCCAGGAACAAAAAGACTACCTCTGGAAAGAGCATCGCGATCGATTCGTGCTGTATGCCAACGTCGATTGGCGAGGCGATGGCTCCACCGATGACCCATCGACGTGGGCATGCCAACGCCCCGGTTTTGCGGAGCGAACGGCTGAACAACTACGGGAAGCGGTCGAACTCGGGGCCTCCGGATTGAAGTTGTTCAAGCGTTTTGGCTTGGGGTATCGAAACCGGGATGGGTCGTTGATTGAGATTGATGACTCTCGATGGGATCCGATTTGGGCGGCGTGCGGTGAACTGGAGATACCGATCATCATCCATACCGCTGACCCGGCTGCCTTCTTCGATCCGGTCAACGAGCGAAACGAACGCTGGGAAGAGCTGTCTCGGCACCCGGATTGGAGTTTCCATGGCAAGGAGCACCCATCGCGGGAAGAGCTTTTCGCGGCTCGAAATCGCATGATCGCGAAGCATCCCAAGACACAATTCATCGGGGCTCACATCGCCAATAGTCCTGAGGACCTTTCGCTGGTGAGCGCGTGGATGGATCGATATCCAAATCTTTGGGTCGAACCGGCTTCGCGAATCAATGAGCTTGGACGACAGCCCCGTGCGGCTCGCGAATTTTTGATTCGGTACCAGGATCGCTTGCTGTTTGGGACCGACGGACCGTGGCCGGAACAGCGTTTGCGTTATTATTGGCGATTCTTCGAGACTGACGACGAAGCGTTTCCCTACAGCGAAAAAGAGCCTCCTCCGCAGGGGCTCTGGCAAATCGACGGCGTGAACCTTCCTCCCAAGGTGCTCCGCAAATTGTATTATGAGAATGCCGTCAAACTGATCCCCGGCGTTCGAGAACGTGTCGAAGCGTTTGCGAAACAGCATTCCTTGGATTGA
- a CDS encoding DUF3127 domain-containing protein: protein MSDSTVRGVVNVIEETKTYGQKGFRKRLVVLEQDKGSFSNYIPIEFTRDACDSVDEMNMGDEIEVAYRLNGRKWQRDPQSEVKYFVSVEALSYKVVGASSGNAGAGADAANDAFNEVDDEAPF from the coding sequence ATGAGTGATTCAACAGTTCGAGGCGTTGTGAACGTGATCGAAGAAACCAAGACCTACGGTCAAAAAGGGTTTCGCAAACGATTGGTGGTTCTCGAACAAGACAAAGGTAGCTTCAGCAACTACATCCCTATCGAATTCACCCGCGACGCTTGCGACAGCGTCGACGAAATGAACATGGGCGACGAAATCGAAGTGGCCTACCGTCTGAACGGCCGGAAATGGCAGCGAGACCCCCAGAGCGAAGTCAAATACTTCGTTAGCGTCGAAGCTTTGTCGTACAAAGTCGTCGGAGCATCCAGCGGGAACGCCGGTGCTGGAGCGGACGCCGCTAACGACGCATTCAACGAAGTCGACGACGAAGCGCCCTTCTGA
- a CDS encoding superoxide dismutase, Ni has protein sequence MNRFFASTILTLVFATIASAHCQVPCGIYGDQRRFEEMLEDEHTISKAQTEINSLAGKADAQSVNQAVRWVTTKEDHATRIQNTIAAYFMAQRIKTDDPAYGKKLMAAHKVIVNAMKAKQSADPATAKALEESIFAFYEAYEGKKPDFDHEH, from the coding sequence ATGAATCGCTTTTTTGCCTCGACCATCCTGACACTCGTGTTCGCCACGATCGCCTCGGCTCACTGCCAGGTCCCTTGCGGCATTTATGGCGACCAACGTCGCTTTGAAGAAATGCTGGAAGACGAGCACACCATCTCGAAAGCTCAAACCGAAATCAACTCATTGGCCGGCAAAGCCGATGCCCAATCGGTCAACCAAGCTGTCCGCTGGGTCACCACCAAAGAAGATCACGCCACTCGCATTCAAAACACCATCGCCGCCTACTTCATGGCTCAGCGGATCAAGACCGACGATCCCGCCTATGGCAAGAAGCTGATGGCCGCTCACAAGGTCATAGTCAACGCGATGAAGGCGAAGCAGTCCGCAGATCCCGCGACCGCGAAAGCTCTGGAAGAATCAATCTTTGCTTTCTACGAAGCATACGAAGGCAAGAAACCTGACTTCGATCACGAGCATTGA
- a CDS encoding carboxylate--amine ligase, whose product MSESRRILLTEGSSTSARQTLHCLGGRHTIDVMDSAALSQCRFSSLVRHWHRCPLSSADPIAFLRRLKELIDQHHYDVVIATHEQAYLLSRVRDQLQNHVGVALPTFDAIDRLQNKANFARAMEELGLPQPHTRIVDGTSAESLQEGCSAQSEFPCFLKTAHGTAGRGVIAIHDSAEMREWVKEQTATDASLPNQEIVLQSAAPGELSILQAIFDRGRMIAWHDAMGLRRGVGGAPIVRVSTHRENVAEDVRKLGESLDWHGALFVEYFYDQTTGHHQFIEANPRIGETVNAMLAGVNLCEFLVKVSLNEIPDSALVASGVAGVRSHQFLTALLDQAMQTGSRAAVWQEITNRIRHKDGYRDSQPEMMRLKQDLLSGIPPLAVAMELLLSPKRSHKMVRSTVANYGLNADAVAKIASLPAQELSAIFE is encoded by the coding sequence ATGAGCGAATCGCGGCGCATTCTACTGACGGAAGGATCCAGCACATCGGCTCGCCAAACGCTGCATTGCCTTGGCGGCCGACACACGATCGACGTCATGGATTCGGCCGCACTGAGCCAATGCCGCTTTAGTTCTCTTGTACGGCACTGGCACCGGTGCCCACTTTCTTCCGCCGATCCGATCGCGTTTTTGCGTCGTTTGAAAGAACTGATCGACCAGCATCACTACGACGTGGTCATCGCGACACACGAACAAGCCTACCTGCTCAGCCGCGTGAGAGATCAGCTTCAAAACCATGTTGGCGTGGCGTTGCCGACGTTCGATGCGATCGACCGTCTGCAAAACAAAGCCAACTTCGCGCGAGCGATGGAGGAGCTGGGCTTGCCGCAACCGCACACTCGCATCGTTGACGGGACATCCGCCGAGTCACTGCAGGAAGGCTGCTCCGCACAATCCGAATTCCCTTGCTTTCTGAAAACGGCTCACGGAACTGCTGGCCGCGGTGTGATAGCCATCCATGACTCCGCGGAGATGCGTGAATGGGTCAAAGAACAAACCGCAACCGACGCGTCTCTGCCCAACCAAGAAATCGTCCTGCAGTCGGCCGCACCCGGTGAACTTTCAATCCTGCAAGCCATCTTCGATCGCGGACGCATGATCGCGTGGCACGATGCGATGGGATTGCGTCGGGGAGTTGGCGGTGCACCGATTGTTCGGGTCAGCACGCATCGTGAGAATGTTGCCGAGGATGTTCGCAAACTCGGCGAGTCACTCGACTGGCACGGAGCCCTCTTCGTCGAATACTTCTATGACCAAACAACTGGGCATCATCAATTCATCGAAGCCAATCCGCGGATCGGAGAAACGGTCAACGCAATGCTGGCCGGCGTCAATCTGTGCGAATTTTTGGTCAAGGTTTCTCTGAATGAAATCCCCGATTCGGCGCTGGTTGCTTCGGGCGTCGCTGGGGTTCGATCTCACCAATTCCTCACCGCGTTGCTTGATCAGGCCATGCAAACAGGATCGCGGGCGGCGGTGTGGCAAGAGATCACCAACCGAATCCGGCACAAAGATGGCTACCGCGATTCACAGCCCGAAATGATGCGGCTTAAACAGGACTTGCTTAGCGGGATCCCGCCACTGGCCGTTGCAATGGAACTGTTGCTATCTCCCAAACGCTCGCACAAAATGGTGCGATCCACGGTCGCGAACTACGGCTTGAACGCCGACGCGGTGGCAAAAATCGCCAGTCTGCCCGCCCAGGAACTTTCGGCAATCTTTGAGTGA
- a CDS encoding ketopantoate reductase family protein has translation MKISVLGAGAIGTMLGGLIRDNDPTCQVVLLGRGPHIQTIRDTGRVQLQGPWPTREVQVIGTDNPADIAGSDIVLVTVKSQATAEAIAAAAPYIDSAIVVSVQNGFNDAALLKHVNEERLVMGITATNVTVPEPGTASLQFNGTIVLGPNAERTNAASATAATKTLEKTGFRVFEEANVEGVRYNKLAINSPGYAASLSQSNFITEAVCHRGWRTAVGKPLADECLRVFDTAGVKLARIPKLPDIRKLRGFFGKLDSPLLGPIVGTGAKLIFNRRPIQFSLYQDLLKGKGTEVDHTLGEIVRLAERNGTTAPYNQMVIDLAREIENRGAGKFFTREEVIDRFRQIESR, from the coding sequence ATGAAAATCAGTGTTCTCGGAGCCGGCGCGATCGGCACCATGCTCGGCGGTTTGATCCGCGACAACGACCCGACTTGCCAAGTCGTCTTGCTCGGGCGTGGGCCCCACATCCAAACCATCCGCGACACCGGTCGCGTCCAACTTCAGGGGCCCTGGCCGACGCGAGAAGTCCAAGTCATCGGCACGGACAACCCAGCTGACATCGCTGGCTCAGACATAGTGTTGGTGACCGTTAAATCGCAAGCCACCGCCGAAGCCATTGCAGCGGCGGCACCATACATTGACTCCGCCATCGTGGTCTCCGTGCAAAACGGTTTCAATGATGCTGCCCTGTTGAAACACGTCAACGAAGAACGCTTGGTGATGGGAATCACCGCGACCAACGTCACCGTTCCCGAACCCGGCACCGCCAGCCTTCAGTTCAACGGCACGATCGTTCTCGGTCCTAACGCCGAACGCACCAACGCGGCTTCCGCCACCGCCGCTACCAAGACGCTCGAGAAAACGGGCTTCCGTGTCTTCGAAGAAGCGAACGTGGAAGGCGTCCGCTACAACAAACTGGCAATCAATTCACCTGGCTACGCTGCCTCTCTCTCGCAGTCCAACTTCATCACCGAAGCGGTCTGCCATCGTGGTTGGCGAACCGCAGTTGGCAAACCATTGGCGGATGAATGCTTGCGGGTTTTCGATACCGCGGGTGTCAAACTGGCCCGAATCCCCAAGCTTCCCGACATCCGAAAACTGCGAGGCTTCTTCGGAAAACTCGACTCGCCATTGCTTGGACCAATTGTCGGCACCGGCGCAAAACTGATCTTTAACCGGCGCCCCATTCAGTTTTCTCTGTACCAGGATTTGCTCAAAGGGAAAGGCACCGAAGTCGACCACACCCTTGGCGAAATCGTGCGTCTTGCGGAGCGTAACGGCACCACCGCTCCCTACAATCAGATGGTCATCGATCTGGCCCGAGAGATTGAAAACCGCGGTGCCGGGAAGTTCTTCACTCGCGAAGAAGTCATTGATCGCTTCCGACAAATCGAATCGCGATGA
- a CDS encoding bL17 family ribosomal protein translates to MRHRRKGRVLGRSPAHRKALMRNLSSALFLTERDASLDENAPKVPGRIITTLEKAKEVRPLVEKCITLAKRALPALEEAKKFETSAERGSDEYKKWRKSEQWTQWADARAPYVNAQRRVLQLIGDREAVAILFDTIAERFVDRPGGYTRIMRLATPRLGDGGTRAILELVGKNDRVTRSAQRPAFEQDAPESDSAPEAEASTEEETASAS, encoded by the coding sequence ATGCGTCACCGCCGCAAAGGCCGCGTTCTCGGCCGCTCTCCAGCTCACCGCAAAGCATTGATGCGGAACCTGTCCAGCGCCCTGTTCTTGACCGAACGTGACGCCAGCTTGGATGAAAATGCTCCTAAGGTCCCAGGTCGTATTATCACGACTTTGGAAAAGGCCAAGGAAGTTCGTCCATTGGTCGAGAAGTGCATCACGCTCGCAAAGCGTGCCCTGCCAGCTCTCGAAGAAGCCAAGAAGTTTGAAACTTCGGCTGAACGTGGTTCGGACGAATACAAAAAATGGCGTAAGAGCGAGCAGTGGACCCAATGGGCCGACGCTCGTGCTCCTTATGTGAATGCACAACGTCGCGTGTTGCAATTGATCGGTGATCGCGAAGCAGTCGCAATCCTGTTCGATACCATTGCGGAACGTTTCGTTGATCGTCCGGGTGGATACACCCGCATCATGCGTTTGGCCACGCCACGTTTGGGCGACGGCGGTACTCGTGCAATTCTCGAGTTGGTTGGCAAGAACGATCGAGTCACTCGTTCGGCTCAACGTCCAGCATTCGAGCAAGACGCACCTGAAAGCGATTCGGCTCCTGAAGCGGAAGCCAGCACCGAAGAAGAAACCGCATCAGCTAGCTGA
- a CDS encoding sialidase family protein, with protein MQAKKRFSVVNGFLLLVITATMQLPVLSHAAELVRIDRIWDQAHHNAFTDLARFKGHWFCVFREGTRHVSDDGSLRVLRSDDGLKWESAALIESDDSDLRDAKLSVTPDGQLMLSGAGALHDPSEGSHQSFNWFSDDGFTWSEPVEAGKRSDWLWRTSWSNDGMAYSVGYHTGDPTDRRVRLYESKDGRQYDVLVDNLMIDGYPNESSILFLEDDTAYCLLRRDAGSKTGMWGESKPPYTDWTWKDMGARIGGPEMARLPDGRFVAAVRLYDGKVRTSLCWIDPKTGALDEFLALPSGGDTSYAGMVFYEDHLWVSYYSQHESLEEGAETEFTTAIYLAQVRLD; from the coding sequence ATGCAGGCAAAGAAACGATTCTCAGTTGTCAATGGTTTTCTTTTGTTGGTCATCACTGCAACGATGCAGTTGCCGGTGTTGTCTCATGCCGCTGAGTTGGTGCGGATCGACCGTATCTGGGATCAAGCACATCACAATGCGTTCACTGACCTGGCTCGGTTCAAAGGCCACTGGTTCTGTGTCTTTCGCGAAGGCACTCGGCATGTGTCGGATGATGGCTCACTGAGAGTCCTTCGCAGTGACGATGGTCTGAAGTGGGAGTCTGCGGCGTTGATTGAGAGCGATGATTCTGACCTGCGTGATGCCAAGCTTTCTGTGACTCCCGATGGTCAATTGATGTTGAGTGGTGCCGGTGCGCTGCACGACCCGAGTGAGGGAAGTCATCAATCATTCAATTGGTTTTCAGATGACGGTTTCACCTGGAGCGAGCCGGTTGAGGCGGGGAAACGTAGCGATTGGCTCTGGCGGACGTCCTGGTCAAACGATGGGATGGCTTACAGCGTTGGCTATCACACCGGTGATCCGACAGATCGCCGCGTGCGTTTGTACGAGAGCAAGGACGGTCGACAGTACGATGTCTTGGTCGACAACCTGATGATCGATGGTTACCCGAATGAGTCGTCGATTTTGTTTTTGGAAGATGACACTGCCTACTGCCTGCTCCGTAGGGATGCCGGCAGCAAGACCGGGATGTGGGGTGAGTCCAAGCCTCCCTATACCGATTGGACTTGGAAGGACATGGGCGCGCGGATCGGTGGCCCAGAGATGGCGCGTTTGCCTGACGGCAGATTTGTGGCTGCGGTTCGTCTTTACGACGGAAAGGTTCGGACCTCCCTGTGTTGGATTGATCCCAAAACCGGTGCGTTGGATGAGTTCCTAGCTCTGCCGTCCGGTGGGGACACGAGCTACGCCGGAATGGTGTTCTATGAGGATCACCTATGGGTGAGTTACTACTCTCAGCACGAATCACTTGAAGAAGGCGCGGAGACCGAATTCACGACGGCGATTTATCTCGCTCAGGTAAGACTCGATTGA
- a CDS encoding GH3 auxin-responsive promoter family protein, protein MSIHPMTLLRHSMLRYKIGRLDRYLANAERAREIQRENLLQRIRLNADTGFGRDHGFSEIRSLEDFRRRVPIACYEAARPYVDRVIQGETNALFPENTNVVMFATTSGTTDHPKMIPVTEDFYRQYKAGWQYWGTGVYRDYPHLLQMKSLQFSSHWNVTQTPSGAPCGNISGLAAETRPFYIGSLFVLPACVIQITEHLAKHYTALRLSLACDRVGKIVTANPSTLVEVAKFADAMKETLIRDIHDGTLTGDQPIPDTIRQRLQSRLRPNPRRARELKQIVDRTGHLYPKDAWPDLTLLAVWTGGSVGIYLNQLPEFYGDVAIRDHGLSASEGRMTVPLQNGSPSGMLDYSSHHFEFIPESERDSNDPNVLEASELTEGQNYFIVLTTASGLYRYDIHDLVRCDGYCGQTPMLSFLNKGKNFCSFTGEKLSEHQVMQAMQQTLRSLNVPSCTFTLAPTLGERPRYHLVLDDTSLPNLCERVGKEMQNQLSQVNCEYADKCASGRIEPIQVTRVPSGTWEKLRASKTSKRGNFEEYKHPCLTNDTNFLHNLSTLNSPPSD, encoded by the coding sequence ATGTCCATCCATCCCATGACGCTGCTGCGGCATTCGATGCTGCGGTACAAAATCGGCCGTTTGGACCGGTACCTCGCCAACGCGGAACGTGCCCGCGAAATCCAGCGGGAGAATTTGCTTCAGCGAATCCGGCTGAACGCGGACACGGGCTTTGGACGCGATCACGGCTTTTCTGAGATCCGATCTCTCGAAGATTTTCGCCGCCGTGTTCCGATCGCCTGCTACGAAGCCGCTCGCCCCTACGTCGACCGAGTGATCCAGGGCGAGACGAATGCGTTGTTCCCTGAGAACACAAACGTCGTCATGTTCGCAACGACCTCTGGGACAACCGATCACCCGAAAATGATCCCGGTGACGGAGGACTTTTACCGCCAATACAAAGCCGGCTGGCAGTACTGGGGAACAGGGGTCTACCGCGATTACCCGCACCTGCTGCAAATGAAATCGCTGCAGTTCTCCAGCCACTGGAATGTCACCCAAACACCTTCGGGCGCCCCTTGTGGGAACATCAGCGGACTGGCTGCGGAGACCCGACCGTTCTACATCGGATCGCTGTTCGTGTTGCCGGCCTGCGTGATCCAAATCACCGAGCACCTGGCGAAGCACTACACCGCGCTGCGTCTCAGCCTGGCGTGCGATCGTGTCGGCAAGATCGTCACCGCCAATCCAAGCACTTTGGTGGAAGTCGCCAAGTTCGCGGACGCGATGAAGGAAACCCTAATTCGCGACATCCATGACGGCACTCTCACCGGCGACCAACCGATCCCCGACACAATTCGCCAACGACTTCAATCGCGTCTGAGACCCAACCCTCGGCGAGCACGAGAACTAAAACAAATCGTCGACCGCACAGGCCACCTTTATCCCAAAGACGCTTGGCCGGACCTGACGCTGCTGGCCGTCTGGACCGGTGGCTCTGTCGGAATCTACTTGAATCAATTGCCCGAGTTCTATGGCGACGTTGCCATTCGCGATCACGGGCTCTCGGCGAGCGAAGGTCGCATGACCGTGCCACTGCAAAATGGCTCGCCGTCGGGAATGCTTGACTACAGCAGCCACCACTTCGAATTCATCCCTGAATCGGAACGAGACAGCAACGATCCCAATGTGCTGGAAGCCTCGGAACTGACCGAGGGCCAGAACTACTTTATCGTGCTGACGACGGCCAGTGGTCTGTACCGATATGACATTCACGACCTCGTCCGCTGCGACGGCTACTGTGGCCAAACGCCGATGCTGTCATTCCTCAACAAAGGCAAAAACTTCTGCAGCTTCACCGGCGAAAAACTGAGTGAACATCAAGTCATGCAGGCGATGCAGCAAACCCTGCGATCCCTCAACGTTCCCTCGTGCACCTTCACACTCGCGCCGACCCTTGGTGAACGCCCTCGCTATCACCTCGTGCTCGACGACACATCGCTGCCCAACCTGTGCGAACGCGTCGGCAAGGAGATGCAGAACCAACTTTCGCAGGTCAATTGCGAATACGCCGACAAATGTGCCAGTGGTCGCATCGAGCCGATTCAGGTCACTCGTGTTCCTTCAGGAACGTGGGAGAAGCTGAGAGCCAGCAAAACGTCCAAGCGTGGCAATTTCGAAGAGTACAAACACCCGTGTTTGACAAACGACACGAACTTCTTGCACAACCTCAGCACTCTGAATTCGCCGCCGTCGGACTGA
- a CDS encoding cupin-like domain-containing protein: MTTSTPASREIPSLDANDAETFFRDYYATEQPVIFRGVTQADGGAEEVCRALCDKIAVDTTVTERLLWYDVRQEMIDDVCTTPPVVTESMNPDTAFLRDNCVRVWFNSGGHTTPWHYDGHSLHVFNLQLKGKKRWTIVAPETPLPNMPFSKTCLFEDNSLKGKRVYEFDLNEGDMVFLPRYWFHHVHSVGELNVNVNWVLMPRQQPAATKIAARESEILWLLQKTRFAMPSGVKWMLDNFAGAGEPALNTLTQNVSFGRGVSRVAKEVIRSPMVILAIPTLIRKAKTVMKGKKILSGLLQTSQAAQKAA, translated from the coding sequence ATGACCACGTCCACTCCGGCCTCTCGCGAGATCCCATCGCTGGACGCCAACGATGCCGAGACTTTCTTTCGCGATTACTACGCGACCGAACAGCCTGTCATTTTTCGCGGCGTGACTCAGGCGGACGGCGGCGCGGAGGAAGTTTGTCGGGCCCTGTGTGACAAGATCGCGGTCGATACCACGGTGACCGAGCGATTGCTTTGGTACGACGTGCGACAAGAGATGATCGATGACGTTTGCACGACGCCGCCGGTCGTGACGGAATCGATGAATCCGGACACCGCGTTTCTGCGAGACAACTGCGTTCGGGTCTGGTTCAACTCGGGCGGTCACACCACGCCGTGGCACTATGACGGACACTCGTTGCACGTTTTCAACTTGCAGCTCAAAGGCAAGAAGCGGTGGACGATCGTTGCGCCGGAAACTCCACTGCCCAACATGCCATTCTCGAAGACTTGTTTGTTTGAAGACAATTCACTGAAGGGAAAGCGTGTCTACGAATTCGATTTGAATGAGGGCGACATGGTGTTCTTGCCACGCTATTGGTTTCACCATGTGCACTCAGTTGGCGAGCTGAACGTGAACGTCAATTGGGTGTTAATGCCGAGGCAGCAACCTGCGGCGACAAAGATCGCTGCTCGTGAGTCAGAGATTCTATGGTTGTTGCAGAAGACGCGATTCGCGATGCCGTCGGGCGTCAAATGGATGCTCGACAACTTTGCAGGTGCTGGTGAACCGGCGCTGAATACGTTGACTCAAAACGTCTCGTTTGGGCGCGGCGTCAGTCGCGTGGCGAAGGAAGTGATTCGCAGTCCAATGGTGATCTTGGCGATTCCAACATTGATCCGAAAAGCCAAGACCGTCATGAAGGGAAAGAAGATCCTCAGCGGTCTGCTTCAAACGAGTCAGGCCGCCCAGAAGGCGGCCTGA
- a CDS encoding sensor histidine kinase: MFSPSKNSSAKKQQARAHRRALRNIASHHNETAPDPLGAAVRLLNETAHDLKSPLAGIAATMEVIRDGSLGDVTASQAEFLQAAMTQCQYIDSLIDELSRAERLRSGLPRVRRVSTKRTAIREAVDLATRSLLSNKQIELHWDGIEPNSPDVLVDSTILSRLMTNLIINAERASKPGSPILIRVEDDLNRGVAVWSVIDRGRGISPQRLQLLSGTQKIASDLGGEGLGLMISRQMASLHYSKLTLRSRVGSGTDAVFETPLATPAGIAATFARFRSEKRGSRSRPQTIQQWKSDESNTSERELLGGNRVRIEHTTNKSSWHEIELQSEDIRPVRADRLALGRVTADVECTMEMADRFDEILQYNLSPFELAYRTSRRSWVCALDADHHSMPTRMQQIEIISRRATPAMQLKWSEPSIVPVQERSLQCLLVDAMTTRTLAEAPGIIPDVDSVRLGTPEISFSPVPSARLDEELRRMNLRMKSQTERLQQQAAALRPRV, from the coding sequence ATGTTTTCACCCAGCAAAAATTCGTCGGCCAAGAAGCAGCAAGCTCGCGCCCATCGACGTGCCCTGCGAAACATCGCCTCGCACCACAACGAAACAGCCCCCGATCCACTCGGCGCCGCGGTGCGATTGCTGAATGAAACCGCTCACGATCTCAAATCGCCGCTGGCTGGGATCGCCGCCACGATGGAAGTCATCCGGGACGGAAGCCTCGGCGATGTGACCGCTTCTCAAGCGGAGTTTCTTCAGGCCGCGATGACTCAGTGCCAGTACATCGACTCCTTGATCGACGAACTGTCACGAGCCGAACGCTTGCGTTCCGGCCTGCCTCGCGTTCGCCGCGTCTCCACCAAACGCACTGCCATTCGCGAAGCGGTTGACTTGGCGACGCGTTCGCTGCTCAGCAACAAACAGATCGAACTGCACTGGGACGGCATCGAACCCAACTCGCCGGACGTCTTGGTCGACTCAACGATTCTTTCGCGACTGATGACCAACCTGATCATCAACGCGGAACGCGCCAGCAAACCCGGGTCGCCGATCCTGATTCGAGTGGAAGACGATCTGAATCGCGGTGTCGCGGTTTGGTCCGTGATCGATCGCGGACGTGGGATCTCGCCCCAACGTCTGCAACTACTCAGTGGCACGCAAAAGATCGCCTCGGACCTGGGTGGCGAAGGTCTTGGTTTGATGATCTCGCGTCAAATGGCTTCACTGCACTATTCCAAGTTGACATTGCGAAGTCGCGTGGGAAGCGGGACGGACGCCGTCTTCGAAACTCCTTTGGCAACGCCGGCCGGTATCGCCGCGACGTTCGCTCGTTTCCGATCTGAGAAACGTGGTTCACGTTCGCGTCCGCAGACCATTCAACAGTGGAAGTCTGACGAGTCGAACACGTCCGAGCGAGAACTTCTGGGTGGCAATCGAGTGCGGATCGAGCACACCACGAACAAGTCTTCTTGGCATGAGATTGAGCTGCAGTCCGAGGACATTCGTCCGGTCCGGGCCGATCGCCTCGCCCTGGGCCGCGTGACCGCTGACGTCGAGTGCACGATGGAGATGGCGGACCGCTTCGATGAAATTTTGCAATACAACCTCAGCCCGTTTGAATTGGCTTACCGAACTTCGCGAAGAAGCTGGGTGTGCGCGTTGGACGCTGATCATCACAGCATGCCAACTCGAATGCAGCAAATTGAGATCATTTCGCGACGCGCCACGCCCGCGATGCAATTGAAGTGGAGTGAACCGTCGATCGTGCCTGTCCAGGAACGCAGCCTTCAGTGTTTGTTGGTCGACGCGATGACAACCCGCACACTCGCTGAGGCACCCGGAATCATTCCCGATGTCGACTCCGTTCGATTGGGGACGCCGGAAATCTCGTTTTCACCGGTCCCATCCGCTCGACTCGACGAAGAACTTCGCCGAATGAATCTGCGAATGAAGTCGCAGACCGAACGGCTTCAACAACAAGCGGCCGCCCTTCGCCCTCGCGTTTGA